In Flavobacterium piscisymbiosum, the sequence TAGAATTAGATAATGTGTCAATTTGATAATTAGATAATGTTTTTAAGGTGAAATTTATTGTTTTGAATGGTAAATTTCTAATTAAAAAACAACATTAACATATTTTCAGATGAAGTAAATTATCTAATTGACACATTATCAAATTATCACATTTCTAATTATAACATGAAATCACAAGACGTACGTAAACAATTTCTAGACTTTTTTAAAAGCAACGGACACTTAATCGTTCCTTCTGCTCCAATCGTTCTTAAGGACGATCCAACTCTTATGTTCAATAACTCGGGAATGGCCCAGTTTAAAGAATATTTTTTAGGAAACGGAACACCAAAAAGTAAAAGAATAGCCGATACGCAAAAATGTCTTCGTGTTTCAGGAAAACATAACGATCTTGAAGATGTAGGTTTTGATACCTATCACCATACCATGTTCGAAATGTTGGGTAACTGGTCTTTTGGAGATTATTTCAAAAAAGAGGCAATCAACTGGGCATGGCAATTATTGACAGAAGTATATAAAATTCCAAAAGAGAATCTTTATGTTTCTGTTTTTGAAGGAAGTAAAGAAGACAATGTTCCGTTTGATCAGGAAGCATGGGATATCTGGAAAACTTTAATCGATGAAGACCGAATTATTCTTGGAAACAAAAAAGATAATTTCTGGGAAATGGGCGATCAGGGACCATGCGGACCTTGTTCTGAAATTCACGTTGATTTACGTCCGGAAGCTGAAAAAGCTTTGGTTTCAGGAAAAAGTCTCGTAAATAATGATCACCCGCAAGTGGTAGAAATCTGGAATAATGTATTCATGGAATTCAACCGTAAAGCTGATGGTTCTCTTGAAAAACTTCCTGCACAACACGTAGATACCGGAATGGGATTTGAGCGTTTGTGTATGGCATTGCAAGGAAAAACATCCAATTATGATACTGATGTTTTTACGCCGCTTATCGAGAAAGTAGAACAAATTACAGGTTTAAAATATACACCAAATGATGTCGCTCTGAGCGGAGTCGAAGAGTCAGAAGAACAAAATAAAACCAACATTGCGATTCGTGTAGTAGTAGATCACGTTCGTGCGGTTGCTTTTGCAATTGCCGACGGACAAGTTCCGTCAAGTGGTGGTGCGGGGTATGTTATTCGTAGAATCTTGAGGAGAGCAGTTTATTATGGATATAAATTCTTAAATGCTAAAGAACCATTTGTTAATAAATTGGTTGAGGTTTTGGCAAATCAAATGGGGGATTTTTTTCCAGAAATTATAAAACAGAAAGATTTTGTTATTAATGTTATTCGTCAAGAAGAAACAATGTTTTTCCTTACCATAGAGAATGGTATAAAATATTTCGATCTATATTCACAATTAGTAAATGAGGGTGATAGTGGGAAATTTAAAAGGTTAGCAGGTATTGAATTATCTAATTCAGATAAGGAGCAAGGTGTTTTTCCAGGTTTTTTTGCGTTCGAACTTAAAGATACCTATGGATTTCCATTAGATTTAACTGTCTTAATGGCAAAGAATAATGGTTTAACCGTTAATGTTGATGAATATGATCGATTGATGGAAGAACAAAAAGCGCGTTCTCGTGCAGCTTCTGAAGTTTCGGCTGATGATTGGGTTAAAATAATGGATTACGGAGTCAATGGAGTTTCAACAGAATTTGTAGGTTATGATAAAACTGAAGAAAAGCCTGTTTCTATTCTTCAATATCGAAAAATTGATTCAAAAAAAGATGGAGTTTTATATCAATTAGTTTTAGACAAAACACCTTTTTATCCAGAAGGTGGTGGGCAAGTTGGAGATAAAGGAATATTAGACTTTGGTTCATTCGAAAGTGAAAACAATGATATTATAGAAATATTAGATACAAAAAAGGAAAATAATTTAATAATTCATATTACAAAATCGTTACCAAAGAATCCTTTAAACTTAGGTACTGCCAAAGTTAATACCGATTTAAGAAGTTCAACTTCTAAAAATCACTCGGCTACGCATTTAATGCATTTGGCTTTGAGAAACCTTTTGGGAACTCACGTAGAGCAAAAAGGTTCATTAGTGAATCCAAACTATTTACGTTTTGACTTTTCTCATTTTTCTAAAGTTTCTGATGAAGAATTACGTCAGGTTGAAGCAAGTGTAAATGCGCAAATTGAAGCACAATTGCAATTAACAGAACACAGAAATATTCCAATAAAAGAAGCATTAGATAAAGGTGCAATGGCTTTATTTGGAGAGAAATACGGAGATAATGTTCGTATGATTGAATTTGGTGATAGTAAAGAACTTTGCGGTGGAATTCACGTGAAAAACACAGCAGAAATCTGGCATTTCAAAATCATTTCTGAAGGTGCAGTAGCGGCTGGAATTCGTCGTATTGAAGCGATTACAGGTGATGCAGTAAAAGACTTCTATCAAAATCAGGAGAATACTTTAGCTGAAATAAAAGAGACCTTAAAAAATCCACAGGATATTTTAAAATCAGTGGCTTCTTTACAGGATGATAATGCGAAACTGAAAAAACAAGTAGAGCAATTACTAAAAGAAAAAGTAGGTGCTTTAAAATCTGAATTAGAGAAAGATTTCCAAGAAGTAAACGGAGTAAATTTCCTTGCAAAACAAGTAGATTTAAGCATGGCTTCTACGAAAGACCTAGCTTCCGCTTTAGGAAGTTCAAAAGAAAATTCATTTGTATTTTTAGCTTCTGTAGAAGATGGTTTGCCAAATATTCACTGTTATATCGCTAAAGAATTGGTTGCGTCAAAAAGCTTAAATGCAAATGCAGTGATCAAAGAATTAGGAAAATATATTGAAGGAAATGGAGGAGGACAGCCTTTCTTCGCATCTGGAAAAGGTAAAAATGCTGCTGGAGTTAAGGAAGCTTTAGCTCACGCAATTGATTTTGTGAAATAAGGTTTTTAAAGTTGCTAAGATTCTAAGGGACTAAGGTTCTAAGTTTTTTATAGTATTTAGAAAAAATAAACCCGAAAGTTTTTTAAAAAACTTTCGGGTTTTGTGTTCATAGTATTATAATTTTTCTCATTTTTATGTCATTTCGACGAAGGAGAAATCTCCGCAAGAAGCTCGACAAAGATTTGATTCTCGTTGCGGAGTTACTTGCGGAGATTTCTCCTTCGTCGAAATGACAAATAGTACGTTTAACGAACTATTTTAAAAAAAAAAAAACTTAGTGCCTTAGAGCCTTAGCATCTCAGCAACTTAAAAAATTACTTCCTTTCTCCAATTTGCTGACGCCACATAGCGTAATACAACCCTTTCTCCACAATCAAATCCTCATGTTTACCGGATTCAATAATTTTACCTTGTTCAAGAACAAATATTTTATCAGCATGCATTACAGTAGATAATCTGTGGGCGATTAAAACCGTGATTCTGTTTTGGTCGGATATATTTCTAATTGTAGCATTAATTTCTTCTTCGGTAATCGAATCTAAAGCAGATGTAGCTTCATCAAAAATCAATAAATTTGGATTTCTTAAGATAGCACGGGCAATAGACAAACGTTGTTTTTCACCACCGGAAACTTTAATTCCGCCTTCACCAATTGTAGTGTTTAGACCATCTTCAGCACGTTGAAGGAGTTTTTCGCAGCTGGCACGCTTCAATGCATCGTACAAATCTTCATCGGTTGCATTTGGTCTTACGAACAATAAATTTTCACGAATCGTTCCCGAGAATAATTGCGCGTCCTGCGTTACGAATCCTAATTGTTTTCTTAGATCGAGTAAATCAATTTCGGTCGAATCAATATCGTTGTACAGTACCTGACCTTCGGCTGGCGTATATAGTCCCACTAATAATTTTACCAAAGTTGTTTTTCCGGATCCTGATGGGCCAACAAAAGCAACAGTTTCTCCTTGTTTGATGTCGAAATTAATATTTTCAACTGCTTTAAATTTGGCAGTTTTATGCTGAAAACTTACATTTTCGAAAAGCAAAGACTGAATCGCTCCAACATGTTTGGGACTTTTAGGACGGAATTCTTTTGGAGCACTTAATAAAGTTTTGAAGTTTTCCATTGATACTTTGGTTTCATTCAAAGCAATAATGAAATTCCCTAACTCTTGTAACGGTCCAAAGATGAAGAAAGTAAAGAAAACCATCGTTAATAGATCGCCTACAATAATTTTATTTCCAAACAAGAAATAATATAAAGTAAAAACAACACAAGTTCTTAAAAAGTGAACTGTTGTTCCCTGAATAAAACTCAAACTTCTGATAAAACGAATTTTCTCCAATTCAAGTTGAAGGATTTTAAATGTATTTAAATTCAAACGTTTTTCTTCCTGATACGTTAATCCAAGACTTTTTACTAGTTCGATGTTTCTCAAACTCTCGGTTGTAGAACCTGCAAGTGCATTCGTTTGGTTGACAATTTTTCGGGAAACAATTTTAATCTTTTTACCTAAATAAGAACTAATTAAAGCAATAATAGGAGCAGTAACCAAAAAGATAAGAGAAATGCGATAATCAATTCGGGCAACGTAAACAATAACAAAGATGAACCCGATAATGGTTTGAAAAATCAAAGAGATCGAAAGCGTAATTAATTTTTCAGAATCAGATCTAACTTTCGTCAATTTGCTTAAAGTTTCACCGCTTCGCTGATCTTCAAATTCGGCATACGGCAAATCAAGAGATTTTTTGATACCATCAGTATACATTTGTGCTCCGGTTCTTTGAATCACGACGTTGGTAAAGTAATCCTGAAAGTTTTTGGTGATTCTGGATATCATTGCAGCACCAAGCGAAAGTCCGAGCCAGAAGGATAAAGACTTTAAAAAACCAATTTCATTTCCTTCGTATTTATGCAAACCAACTCCGCAATCCTGCATTAATTTACCGGTAATAATAGAGTCTGATAAGCTGAAACAGATGTTTATAGAGGCCATAATCAAAGCAAAAAGCAAAAGCATTTTGTGCTTGATTATATAAGAATATAATAATTTCATATAGAGAGAATGTTAAAAAAACAGAAGATGCAAAAGTAGTGAATAGTTTGAGTTTGTGAAGTTGATTTATGTTATTAAAAATGTTAATTTTATTAGTTACCTGATTTATGTATTAAATGTGCCTTATACTATTAGTAATGAAACTTATACAGATAGTTGTTCTTTTTTTTAATGTTTCTTTTTGTTTAATAATCAATTAAATAAAAACATTATGAAAAAGAAATTATTTTACTTTTTAGCCACTTCTTTGTTAGTACTTACATCTTGCTCTAATGATGATAATAACGAGCCAGTTGTGCCCGTTAGTATGATAACTCCAAAAAGCATAACCTATCAGGGAGAAAATGGGGAAAATATCGATGTTAATACGTTAATATATAACGGGAATAAAATTGTGAGCGCTTCATGTCTTGCTTATGGGCGCATTATGAAAACAGTTTTTACTTATACGGGTAACTTAATTACTAAGACAGAAGGTTTTACAGATGATCAATTATTTAGTACTATTTTGTATACTTATGATAATGGAAAACTAAAAGAAGAAAGTTATTTTTTACCTACACAATTAGAAGGCATTTATTATAAAAAAGTATACACCCACAATAGTGATAATACAATTTCTTATAAAATATACCGTCATGAAAATCTTGGTGAGCCGGAAGATGGTACACATACTTTAACTTTTATAAACGGTAATTTAGTGAAGAGCAAAACAGAATATTCTGACTTGAATCCTTATTATAAATATGTCTATGAATATAAGTATGATAATAAAAACAATCCGCTAAAGAATATTTTAGGATTAGATCTTATTTTATTAGAAGGAGGAATATTTAGCGGACATGATATGTCTAATGGAGATTTTGGAATTAATGATTTTGGACTTAATAATATTTCCGAAAAAATTACAACCGTAACTTCCGAAGTGGGTGTAGAAACTTATGTTGAAAAACTAACTTATGAGTACGATGAAAATGGATATCCAACAAAAAAGAGATCAGATGAATTTACAGATGTAATTGGTTATAGTTATTAAGAATATTTTTTTTTTGCTGAAATTATCGAAATCATTACGTGCTTTTAATGTGGAATCCCGTAAGGTTTTGATTGAATGTTATAGTATGTTTGCAGCGTTAATAAATTAACTAATCAAAAATGAAAAAACAATTATGCCTTTTTGTAGTAGCTGCTTTAACGCTGGCTTCTTGTTCTAGTGATTCCGAAAACGGATCAGATACCATTCTGCCTACAATAGTTAGTTATAAATATTCTGATTCTCCGGGTGACAATGATCTTTCAACAATAACGTATAACGGAAATAAGATAGTAACTGCTGGTTATACAGCAAATGATAAAGAAGTGTACACTTATACTGGAGATGTTATCTCTAAAATTGAAGATTTTGCAGAAGAAGGGAATATTAGTTCTATAAATGAACTTACGTATGAAAGTGGAAAATTAAAAACAGATGTATTAACTGAAATTGCGAGCGATAGAACCTATATTTCTAAAAGAGTATACACTTATAACACAAATGGAACAATATCTTTTGTGAATTATTCTGTTGACCCGACGACAAAAGTAGAAACAAAAAGCTCAGAAGGTGTTTTAATTTATACAAATGGAAACCTAACGAAGAAAACAGAGGTTTTCGATTCATATTCGTATACTAAAACATATGAATATGATGCTAAAAATAATCCTTTTAAAAATATATTAGGATTTAATTTACTTATTGATCATGAAACTAGCGCTAGTTTAAATAATGTAACAAAACTAACAACTGTTTACACACGGGGAGAGGAAATTACAACTAATATTTTTAATAGTGTTTACGAATACGATGCAAAAGGATATCCTACAAAGCAAACTCAAACAGATGATTCTGATAGTGATGAAATAACAGAATATACATACTAGCCTTTGAATATTTAAAGATTGAATAAAAACCAAATACTTCTGTATTTGGTTTTTTTATTCGTGAAAATTGGTGAAATTCGTGTTTAAATAAAAAGCCATGCAATTCAGAACCCAAATACCAATTTCTAAAACCAATAATCCAATCGATTATAATTCGAAAGTGATCTCTCTTGGTTCCTGTTTTGCAGAAAATATGGCGGAGAAATTCGATTACTTTAAATTTCAAAACTCAACAAATCCGTTTGGGATTATTTTTAATCCAGTGTCGATCGAAAAAATAATTCAAAGAATAGTTAAGGAAGAATTTTATACAGAGAAAGATGTCTTCTTTTATAACGAGCGCTGGCATAGTTACGAAGTTCATTCTGATTTAAGTAATTCAGACCGACAAGAATTGCTGGAAACGTTGAATAAAGCTATTTCAGAAACCTATAAACACTTAAAAGAAGCCACGCACATTATCATTACGTACGGAACTTCCTGGATTTATAGAAATATAGAAAGTGATGAAATCGTCGCCAATTGCCATAAAGTGCCGCAAAAGCAATTCTCAAAAGAATTATTGCCTGTTGAAGTAATTCAAAAAAGTATCCAGAATACAATAGATTTAATTCAGGTTTTAAACCCAAACATAAACTTCATTTTTACCGTTTCGCCTGTACGACATATCAAAGATGGTTTTGCAGAAAATCAATTAAGTAAATCACATTTGTTTGCGGGTCTTCATGAGGTTTTAAAAACTCATAACTCACAACTCATAACTCATAATTATTTCCCTTCTTACGAAATCATGATGGATGAACTTCGCGATTATCGTTTTTATACCGAGGATATGTTGCATCCTAATCAGGTAGCAATCGATTATATCTGGCATAAATTCAGTGAAAACTATATTTCAGAAGAGAGTATTTCGACCATGCAGGAAGTTTCAGAAATACAAAAAAGTCTCCGACACAGAAGCTTCAATCCGGATTCCGAACAACATCAGAAATTCTTAACTAAACTTCAACAGAAGATAAGCAGTATTCAGGAAAAATGGAAGCACATTAAGTTTTAAAGTTAACTTTTCTTTGTGTCTTAGCGCCTTCGTGGGATATTCAAAAGTAAGAAAATAATTATTTGTGAGTAAAATTCTAGAATAATTGAGCGTAATTATGTAAATTGTTAAAGTTTAAAATTCTCAATTTTGTAAACTGTATAAATACAGCTTTATAATAACGCAACTTTAATCTAATCGTGTTTTATTGACGTATGAATAAGAAACCCATTCATTTTCTTAAAAAAACACTACGTATACTTCTTTGGTGCGTGGTTTCTATCATTGCACTTTTATTACTTTTAATTGTTTTAATTCAGGTTCCGTCTATTCAAAATTATGCGAAGGACAAAGCGATTACCTATCTTCATAATAAGATTAAAACCAAAGTTTCATTAGATCATATTTCGATTAAATTCCCGAAAGATATAGTTTTGGAAGGTTTTTATTTTGAAGACCAAAAAAAAGATACTTTACTGGCTGGTAAACGTTTAGAGGTTGATGTCGATTTGTTTAAACTGGTAAGCAGCGAATTAGAAATCAATTCGGTTTCACTTGAAAATGTGAATGCGAATATTTCGAGAAATAAAGACGGCGTTTTCAATTTCGATTACATCATAAAAGCTTTCGAAT encodes:
- the alaS gene encoding alanine--tRNA ligase, whose product is MKSQDVRKQFLDFFKSNGHLIVPSAPIVLKDDPTLMFNNSGMAQFKEYFLGNGTPKSKRIADTQKCLRVSGKHNDLEDVGFDTYHHTMFEMLGNWSFGDYFKKEAINWAWQLLTEVYKIPKENLYVSVFEGSKEDNVPFDQEAWDIWKTLIDEDRIILGNKKDNFWEMGDQGPCGPCSEIHVDLRPEAEKALVSGKSLVNNDHPQVVEIWNNVFMEFNRKADGSLEKLPAQHVDTGMGFERLCMALQGKTSNYDTDVFTPLIEKVEQITGLKYTPNDVALSGVEESEEQNKTNIAIRVVVDHVRAVAFAIADGQVPSSGGAGYVIRRILRRAVYYGYKFLNAKEPFVNKLVEVLANQMGDFFPEIIKQKDFVINVIRQEETMFFLTIENGIKYFDLYSQLVNEGDSGKFKRLAGIELSNSDKEQGVFPGFFAFELKDTYGFPLDLTVLMAKNNGLTVNVDEYDRLMEEQKARSRAASEVSADDWVKIMDYGVNGVSTEFVGYDKTEEKPVSILQYRKIDSKKDGVLYQLVLDKTPFYPEGGGQVGDKGILDFGSFESENNDIIEILDTKKENNLIIHITKSLPKNPLNLGTAKVNTDLRSSTSKNHSATHLMHLALRNLLGTHVEQKGSLVNPNYLRFDFSHFSKVSDEELRQVEASVNAQIEAQLQLTEHRNIPIKEALDKGAMALFGEKYGDNVRMIEFGDSKELCGGIHVKNTAEIWHFKIISEGAVAAGIRRIEAITGDAVKDFYQNQENTLAEIKETLKNPQDILKSVASLQDDNAKLKKQVEQLLKEKVGALKSELEKDFQEVNGVNFLAKQVDLSMASTKDLASALGSSKENSFVFLASVEDGLPNIHCYIAKELVASKSLNANAVIKELGKYIEGNGGGQPFFASGKGKNAAGVKEALAHAIDFVK
- a CDS encoding ABC transporter ATP-binding protein — translated: MKLLYSYIIKHKMLLLFALIMASINICFSLSDSIITGKLMQDCGVGLHKYEGNEIGFLKSLSFWLGLSLGAAMISRITKNFQDYFTNVVIQRTGAQMYTDGIKKSLDLPYAEFEDQRSGETLSKLTKVRSDSEKLITLSISLIFQTIIGFIFVIVYVARIDYRISLIFLVTAPIIALISSYLGKKIKIVSRKIVNQTNALAGSTTESLRNIELVKSLGLTYQEEKRLNLNTFKILQLELEKIRFIRSLSFIQGTTVHFLRTCVVFTLYYFLFGNKIIVGDLLTMVFFTFFIFGPLQELGNFIIALNETKVSMENFKTLLSAPKEFRPKSPKHVGAIQSLLFENVSFQHKTAKFKAVENINFDIKQGETVAFVGPSGSGKTTLVKLLVGLYTPAEGQVLYNDIDSTEIDLLDLRKQLGFVTQDAQLFSGTIRENLLFVRPNATDEDLYDALKRASCEKLLQRAEDGLNTTIGEGGIKVSGGEKQRLSIARAILRNPNLLIFDEATSALDSITEEEINATIRNISDQNRITVLIAHRLSTVMHADKIFVLEQGKIIESGKHEDLIVEKGLYYAMWRQQIGERK
- a CDS encoding GSCFA domain-containing protein, giving the protein MQFRTQIPISKTNNPIDYNSKVISLGSCFAENMAEKFDYFKFQNSTNPFGIIFNPVSIEKIIQRIVKEEFYTEKDVFFYNERWHSYEVHSDLSNSDRQELLETLNKAISETYKHLKEATHIIITYGTSWIYRNIESDEIVANCHKVPQKQFSKELLPVEVIQKSIQNTIDLIQVLNPNINFIFTVSPVRHIKDGFAENQLSKSHLFAGLHEVLKTHNSQLITHNYFPSYEIMMDELRDYRFYTEDMLHPNQVAIDYIWHKFSENYISEESISTMQEVSEIQKSLRHRSFNPDSEQHQKFLTKLQQKISSIQEKWKHIKF